In the Diprion similis isolate iyDipSimi1 chromosome 2, iyDipSimi1.1, whole genome shotgun sequence genome, one interval contains:
- the LOC124416550 gene encoding actin-related protein 5, whose translation MEILELKDVKTVPDLVYEYSAKVKNDSTPLIIDNGSYNCRVGWATEKEPQLIFKNLIAKPRKERGKKDGELQVGNDIVNIEAVRFQLKTQFDRNIVTHFEAQEQIFDYTFTHMGIDTEGSVEHPIVLTEAFLNPNYSRNLMAELLFECYGVPAISYGVDCLFSYHHNNCPPDGLIVSIGYHTTHIIPVLDGKVDPIKARRINIGGYHITSYMHRLLQLKYPVHVNAITPSRAEELIRDHSVIALAYQEEISKWAEPDYYDMNVLRVQLPYVAPTSTPGLTVEQQKERKRELARRLMEINARKREERLAEDEEQLNQLMAVQDLLEEGETDEFEEALKSYSLSNEADLSKMINNLQAKVERTRQKIVAANSHEENIVIEEPKPKVKSILQPKDQQDFDEWITGVRKKRQDILDKRLAKRQRRQDMAKRRTAAAQERMRIISQLARKEKRDDDFGMRDEDWDVYKAINREGGDSDSELEQEKLLELEDVLRHHDPEFDGAGSSIPLVPGETHQLHIGVERLRAPELLFQPSMIGSVEAGIAETIEFVLRNYSEEKQKFLVANIFLTGGSATFPGLLERLKRELREIRPFKSSFQVNIAKNTSLDAWYGARDFSLNGNLSEYLVNRKDYDEKGGEYLKEHSASNTYTRSPDPLPIQIPPIAGQIVVEEAIVDVEME comes from the exons ATGGAAATATTGGAATTGAAAGATGTGAAGACCGTACCTGATCTAGTTTACGAATATTCGGCGAAAGTAAAGAACGATTCAACGCCACTGATCATAGACAATG GTTCGTACAATTGCCGAGTTGGCTGGGCAACAGAAAAGGAACCACAGTTgatcttcaaaaatttaatagCGAAACCGCGCAAGGAACGTGGTAAAAAAGATGGTGAATTGCAAGTGGGCAATGACATAGTAAATATTGAAGCAGTTCGTTTTCAACTGAAAACCCAATTCGATCGTAACATCGTAACACATTTTGAGGCACAGGAGCAGATATTTGACTACACATTTACTCACATGGGAATTGATACCGAAGGTTCTGTGGAACATCCAATTGTCCTCACCGAAGCCTTTCTAAATCCCAATTACTCGAGAAATT TGATGGCAGAGCTTTTATTCGAATGCTATGGAGTACCTGCTATATCCTATGGAGTTGATTGTCTCTTTTCGTATCACCATAATAACTGTCCACCAGATGGTCTAATCGTCAGTATTGGCTATCACACGACTCACATCATTCCAGTACTTGATGGAAAAGTCGATCCTATTAAAGCGAGGAGAATCAACATTGGTGGTTATCATATCACTTCTTACATGCACAGATTACTTCAACTCAAGTACCCGGTGCATGTCAATGCAATAACGCCAAGCAGAGCAGAA GAGCTTATTCGTGACCACTCAGTAATTGCTTTGGCATATCAAGAGGAAATATCAAAATGGGCAGAGCCAGATTATTATGACATGAATGTACTCAGAGTACAATTACCATATGTGGCTCCAACGAGCACACCTGGTCTAACTGTAGAACAgcaaaaagaaaggaaacgaGAACTTGCTCGACGATTGATGGAAATCAATGCTCGCAAACGGGAGGAAAGG TTAGCTGAGGATGAGGAACAGCTGAACCAGCTAATGGCTGTTCAAGATCTCCTTGAAGAAGGGGAAACTGATGAATTTGAAGAAGCACTAAAATCGTATTCTCTATCGAATGAAGCTGATTTGagtaaaatgataaataactTACAGGCTAAAGTTGAAAGAACTAGACAGAAAATAGTAGCAGCTAACTCTcatgaagaaaatattgtcaTTGAAGAGCCAAAGCCAAAAGtaaaatcaattcttcaacCCAAAGATCAGCAAGATTTTGATGAATGGATCACTGGTGTTAGAAAGAAAAG GCAAGATATATTAGACAAACGACTCGCTAAACGACAGCGAAGGCAAGATATGGCAAAACGAAGGACCGCTGCGGCACAAGAAAGAATGAGAATAATTAGTCAGTTAGCAAGGAAGGAGAAACGTGATGACGATTTTGGTATGAGGGATGAAGACTGGGATGTATACAAAGCCATTAATCGA GAAGGAGGCGATTCTGACTCCGAGTTGGAACAGGAAAAACTTCTTGAACTCGAAGATGTCCTGAGACACCACGACCCCGAGTTTGATGGTGCCGGGTCTTCTATCCCGTTGGTACCTGGAGAGACACATCAGCTTCACATTGGTGTGGAGCGATTGAGAGCTCCAGAACTATTGTTCCAGCCATCCATGATTGGATCTGTAGAGGCTGGTATAGCCGAAACTATTGAATTTGTCCTGAGAAATTATTcagaagaaaaacagaaatttttggttGCTAATATATTCCTCACTGGAGGATCAGCAACTTTTCCAGGTCTTCTTGAAAGATTGAAGCGAGAATTGAGAGAGATCAGGCCTTTCAAGTCTAGTTTTCAAGTAAACATAGCAAAGAATACTAGCTTAGATGCGTGGTATGGTGCAAGggatttttcattaaatgGTAACCTTTCTGAGTATTTGGTGAACCGTAAAGATTACGATGAAAAGGGAGGTGAGTACTTGAAAGAGCACTCTGCAAGTAATACATACACTCGGTCACCTGATCCTCTTCCAATTCAAATTCCACCAATTGCTGGGCAGATTGTCGTAGAAGAAGCTATAGTCGATGTTGAGATGGAATGA